The genomic segment ATGCTTGGCCTTCCAGGCGCAGAGATCGAAAATTTCCCGCAAGGGTGTGTCGTCGTTCATGCCCCGTACCTCCTGTCGCCGGAAAACGGCCTTTGCGCCATGGCTATGCCTCCCCACCGGAAATTGCAACCCGGAACCCGGCCGCAATGATCCGTCCAGACAAAAATCTCCCCGGACGATATGCGTCGCCCGGGGAGAAGCCACAGATTGAGGTCAGGAAAAAACTAGAAGCGCATGCTTTTTTCGAGCTTGTCGAGCAGGGCCCGCTCCTCTGCCTTGCGCAGGCGCTCGTCGCGCTCGGTTTTGACTTTGAAGGCTTCCTGGACTTTGACCACCAGGTATTCATATTCGTAGGGCTTCATGATGTAGTCGTAGGCCCCGAGGCGCATACCCTCCACGGCTGAGGACACCTCGCCGTGGCCGGTGAGCATGATCACCTCGACCCCGGGGTGTTTGACCCGCATCTGGGACAGGGCCTCGATCCCGTTCATTTCCGGCATCTGAATATCCATGACCACGATGTCGGCCTTTTCCTTGTCCAGGAAGTCCAGGGCCTTCTTCCCCCTGTCCACGTCAGACACGGTGTAGCCAGTGGTCTTCAGGCGCTCGGCCAGGGTCTGGCGAAAATCGTCTTCATCGTCAACGAGCAGTATCTTGGGCAGGTTCTCCATCTCATGGTCCTCCTTGAGGTACTTCTGAATTATCCTAACATTCTATTACAGGAAATCAAAATTGCTTTCAACCCTGGAAGGGAGCCGAAGGAATCGGCTCCCTTCTTTGCTTGGTCAACTGATTCCGAACATCGGCCAGTACACGAGGGCACTGAGCACACAGATCACGAGGAGCAGAAGACACCAGGGAATGGCCACCTTGGAGAACTCGATCTGGTTGAAATACCCGGTGCTGTAGGCAATGATCGTTGGAGGGCAACCTATGACCAGCATGATGAATGAGGTGGACATCGGAGCCAGCAGACCCACGGCCTCGACGCTCATGTTCATCATGCTGGCCATAGGCAGG from the Deltaproteobacteria bacterium genome contains:
- a CDS encoding response regulator yields the protein MENLPKILLVDDEDDFRQTLAERLKTTGYTVSDVDRGKKALDFLDKEKADIVVMDIQMPEMNGIEALSQMRVKHPGVEVIMLTGHGEVSSAVEGMRLGAYDYIMKPYEYEYLVVKVQEAFKVKTERDERLRKAEERALLDKLEKSMRF
- a CDS encoding sodium/sulfate symporter yields the protein LPMASMMNMSVEAVGLLAPMSTSFIMLVIGCPPTIIAYSTGYFNQIEFSKVAIPWCLLLLVICVLSALVYWPMFGIS